The following coding sequences lie in one Pan paniscus chromosome X, NHGRI_mPanPan1-v2.0_pri, whole genome shotgun sequence genomic window:
- the IGBP1 gene encoding immunoglobulin-binding protein 1 isoform X2 translates to MAAEDELQLPRLPELFETGKQLLDEVEVATEPAGSRIVQEKVFKGLDLLEKAAEMLSQLDLFSRNEDLEEIASTDLKYLLVPAFQGALTMKQVNPSKRLDHLQRAREHFINYLTQCHCYHVAEFELPKTMNNSAENHTANSSMAYPSLVAMASQRQAKIQRYKQKKELEHRLSAMKSAVESGQADDERVREYYLLHLQRWIDISLEEIESIDQEIKILRERDSSREASTSNSSRQERPPVKPFILTRNTAQAKVFGAGYPSLATMTVSDWYEQHRKYGALPDQGIAKAAPGHQNEGKSEKELHPRGD, encoded by the exons ATGGCTGCTGAGGACGAGTTACAGCTGCCGCGGCTCCCCGAGCTGTTCGAAACTGGTAAACAGTTACTGGACGAAGTAGAAGTAGCGACTGAACCCGCCGGTTCCCGGATAGTCCAGGAGAAGGTGTTCAAGGGCTTGGACCTCCTTGAGAAGGCTGCCGAAATGTTATCGCAGCTCGACTTGTTCAG CCGAAATGAAGATTTGGAAGAGATTGCTTCCACCGACCTGAAGTACCTTTTGGTGCCAGCGTTTCAAGGAGCCCTCACCATGAAACAAGTCAACCCCAGCAAGCGTCTAGATCATTTGCAGCGGGCTCGAGAACACTTTATAAACTACTTAACTCAGTGCCATTGCTATCATGTGGCAGAGTTTGAGCTGCCCAAAACCATGAACAACTCTGCTGAAAATCACACTGCCAATTCCTCCATGGCTTATCCTAGTCTCGTTGCTATGGCATCTCAAAGACAGGCTAAAATACAGAG ATACAAGCAGAAGAAGGAGTTGGAGCATAGGTTGTCTGCAATGAAATCTGCTGTGGAAAGTGGTCAAGCAGATGATGAGCGTGTTCGTGAATATTATCTTCTTCACCTTCAGAGGTGGATTGATATCAGCTTAGAAGAGATTGAGAGCATTGACCAGGAAATAAAGATCCTGAGAGAAAGAGACTCTTCAAGAGAG GCATCAACTTCTAACTCATCTCGCCAGGAGAGGCCTCCAGTGAAACCCTTCATTCTCACTCGGAACACGGCCCAAGCCAA AGTATTTGGAGCTGGTTATCCAAGTCTGGCAACTATGACGGTGAGTGACTGGTATGAGCAACATCGGAAATATGGAGCATTACCGGATCAGGGAATAGCCAAGGCAGCACCAG